Proteins encoded together in one Gemmatimonadota bacterium DH-78 window:
- the rpmG gene encoding 50S ribosomal protein L33, with product MPRDKVTLACQQCEERNYSTTKNKRLHPERVEYSKYCPRCRTHTGHKETK from the coding sequence ATGCCCCGGGACAAGGTCACGCTCGCCTGCCAGCAGTGCGAGGAGCGGAACTACTCCACGACCAAGAACAAGCGGCTCCACCCCGAGCGGGTGGAGTACTCGAAGTACTGCCCGCGGTGCCGGACGCACACGGGGCACAAGGAGACGAAGTAA
- the cysS gene encoding cysteine--tRNA ligase yields MTLRLYDSLSRSLRPLEPLAPPRVNVYACGPTIYGRAHIGNFRTFVAYDLLHRYLEWKGLEPRMVVNLTDVDDKTINGAAAAGTDLESFTEPHGEAFLHDADTLGIRPFFATPRATAHVDEMVRWIERLEEKGLAYRADDGSVYFRISAFPDYGRLSGNRADGEEGRSRIDADEYEKDDVRDFVLWKAAREVDREVGAVWPSPWGEGRPGWHLECSVLSCGALGETLDLHLGGEDLLFPHHENEIAQSEGATGKPFARAWMHTKHLRVEGQKMSKSLGNVFTVPELLERGHTPAAIRHLLVSAQYRKELNFTFDGLEGSARAVQRLVAIHRRLHEETTVAPDADAGLTPIATRAVEAFEAALDDDLNSSEALAALFGFLRDTNTALDRTGGVAGESELAGARDALDSMDRVFGILELALRPDEVDDALATWVEDLIEQRREARAAKNWARADEIRDELTARGVVLEDTAQGTRWSV; encoded by the coding sequence ATGACGCTGCGTCTCTACGACTCCCTCTCCCGAAGCCTCCGCCCCCTCGAACCGCTCGCCCCGCCCCGGGTGAACGTGTACGCCTGCGGCCCGACCATCTACGGCCGGGCGCACATCGGCAACTTCCGCACCTTCGTCGCCTACGACCTGCTCCACCGCTATCTGGAGTGGAAGGGGCTGGAGCCGCGGATGGTGGTGAACCTCACCGACGTCGACGACAAGACGATCAACGGTGCGGCCGCCGCGGGCACCGATCTCGAGTCCTTCACGGAGCCCCACGGCGAGGCGTTTCTCCACGACGCCGACACCCTCGGGATCCGACCCTTCTTCGCCACTCCCCGGGCGACGGCGCACGTGGACGAGATGGTGCGCTGGATCGAACGGCTCGAGGAGAAGGGGCTCGCCTACCGCGCCGACGACGGCTCGGTGTACTTCCGGATCTCCGCCTTTCCCGACTACGGGCGGCTGTCGGGCAACCGCGCCGATGGCGAGGAGGGGCGCTCGCGGATCGATGCCGACGAGTACGAGAAGGACGACGTGCGGGACTTCGTGCTCTGGAAGGCGGCGCGCGAGGTGGATCGCGAGGTGGGGGCGGTGTGGCCCTCCCCGTGGGGCGAGGGGCGGCCCGGCTGGCACCTGGAGTGCTCGGTGCTGAGCTGCGGGGCGCTGGGCGAGACCCTCGATCTCCATCTCGGCGGCGAGGACCTGCTCTTTCCGCACCACGAGAACGAGATCGCCCAGTCGGAGGGGGCCACCGGCAAGCCCTTCGCCCGCGCCTGGATGCACACGAAGCACCTGCGGGTCGAGGGCCAGAAGATGTCGAAGTCGCTCGGCAACGTCTTCACGGTGCCCGAGCTCCTCGAGCGCGGACACACCCCGGCGGCGATCCGCCACCTCTTGGTGAGCGCCCAGTACCGCAAGGAGCTGAACTTCACCTTCGACGGTCTCGAAGGATCGGCGCGAGCGGTCCAGCGCCTGGTGGCGATCCACCGGCGGCTGCACGAGGAGACCACCGTCGCGCCCGACGCGGACGCCGGCCTGACGCCGATCGCGACGCGGGCGGTCGAGGCCTTCGAGGCCGCCCTCGACGACGATCTGAACAGCTCCGAGGCGCTCGCTGCGCTCTTCGGCTTCCTGCGCGACACCAACACCGCGCTCGATCGCACGGGCGGCGTGGCCGGCGAGAGCGAACTCGCGGGCGCGCGCGACGCGCTCGACTCGATGGATCGCGTGTTCGGCATTCTCGAACTCGCCCTGCGGCCCGACGAGGTCGACGACGCTCTCGCGACGTGGGTGGAGGATCTGATCGAGCAGCGCCGAGAGGCGCGCGCCGCGAAGAACTGGGCGCGCGCCGACGAGATCCGCGACGAGCTGACCGCGCGGGGGGTCGTGCTCGAAGACACGGCGCAGGGCACGCGCTGGAGCGTCTGA
- the secE gene encoding preprotein translocase subunit SecE, translating into MAIEKIRETRTFIEESWEELQKVTWPDYEQLKNATIVVIIFCILISAMIWAMDNVIRVLIDMIMGAFGA; encoded by the coding sequence ATGGCCATCGAGAAGATCCGGGAGACCCGGACGTTCATCGAGGAGTCGTGGGAAGAGCTCCAGAAGGTGACGTGGCCGGACTACGAGCAGCTGAAGAACGCCACGATCGTGGTGATCATCTTCTGCATCCTCATCTCCGCGATGATCTGGGCGATGGACAACGTGATCCGCGTGTTGATCGACATGATCATGGGAGCCTTCGGGGCCTGA
- the tuf gene encoding elongation factor Tu, with the protein MGKAKFERTKPHVNVGTIGHVDHGKTTLTAAITEIQAAKGLGEYVSFENIDKAPEERERGITIATAHVEYETDNRHYAHVDCPGHADYVKNMITGAAQMDGAILVVSAADGPMPQTREHILLARQVNVPYIVVFLNKCDMVDDEELLELVELEVRELLSEYDFPGDDIPVIQGSALKALESGDPESEWGAKIGELMDAIDSYIPQPERDIDKPFLMPVEDVFSITGRGTVATGRVERGIVKQGEEVAIVGMGGDKKTVVTGVEMFRKLLDEGRAGDNVGLLLRGVGKEEIERGQVLAKPGTITPHTKFKAEVYVLTKEEGGRHTPFFNNYRPQFYFRTTDVTGAVELPEGVEMVMPGDNVQMEVELITPIAMDKELRFAIREGGRTVGAGVVTEIIE; encoded by the coding sequence ATGGGCAAGGCGAAGTTTGAGCGGACGAAGCCGCATGTGAACGTGGGCACGATCGGCCACGTGGACCACGGCAAGACGACGCTGACGGCGGCGATCACGGAGATTCAGGCTGCGAAGGGCCTGGGCGAGTACGTGTCGTTCGAGAACATCGACAAGGCGCCCGAGGAGCGGGAGCGCGGGATCACGATCGCGACGGCTCACGTGGAGTACGAGACGGACAATCGTCATTACGCGCACGTGGACTGCCCGGGGCACGCGGACTACGTGAAGAACATGATCACGGGAGCGGCCCAGATGGACGGGGCGATCCTGGTGGTGAGTGCGGCGGACGGTCCGATGCCTCAGACGCGCGAGCACATTCTGCTGGCCCGTCAGGTGAACGTTCCGTACATCGTGGTCTTCCTGAACAAGTGCGACATGGTGGACGACGAGGAGCTCCTGGAGCTGGTGGAGCTGGAGGTTCGGGAGCTGCTGAGCGAGTACGACTTTCCGGGCGACGACATTCCGGTGATTCAGGGTTCGGCGCTGAAGGCGCTGGAGTCGGGGGATCCGGAGAGCGAGTGGGGCGCGAAGATCGGCGAGCTGATGGACGCGATCGACTCGTACATTCCGCAGCCGGAGCGCGACATCGACAAGCCGTTCCTGATGCCGGTCGAGGACGTGTTCTCGATCACGGGCCGGGGAACGGTTGCGACGGGTCGCGTGGAGCGGGGGATCGTCAAGCAGGGTGAGGAAGTGGCGATCGTCGGCATGGGCGGCGACAAGAAGACGGTGGTGACCGGGGTGGAGATGTTCCGGAAGCTGCTGGACGAGGGTCGTGCGGGAGACAACGTGGGGCTTCTGCTCCGGGGTGTGGGCAAGGAAGAGATCGAGCGCGGCCAGGTGTTGGCGAAGCCGGGCACGATCACGCCGCACACGAAGTTCAAGGCCGAGGTGTACGTGCTGACGAAGGAAGAGGGCGGACGTCACACTCCGTTCTTCAACAACTACCGTCCGCAGTTCTACTTCCGCACCACGGACGTGACGGGTGCGGTGGAGCTTCCGGAGGGAGTGGAGATGGTGATGCCGGGCGACAACGTGCAGATGGAGGTGGAGCTGATCACGCCCATCGCCATGGACAAGGAGCTGCGCTTCGCGATCCGCGAGGGCGGCCGCACGGTCGGTGCCGGCGTCGTCACCGAGATCATCGAGTAA
- the nusG gene encoding transcription termination/antitermination protein NusG, whose protein sequence is MSDTKRWYAIQSYSGHENKVKRLIDHKIEEEPGEGDEREIVECLVPTQEVMEVRNGKRVQVTRRLYPGYVLVHMLLNERTQHVINNIQGVIKFVGGGKAPQPLREDEINKILGVEAPGQDDKEKEDIPFHVGQVVEVIQGPFSDFSGTVQEVFPDKGKVKVEVSLFGRPTSVELDYTQLKGF, encoded by the coding sequence ATGTCCGATACCAAGCGCTGGTACGCGATCCAGTCCTACTCGGGGCACGAGAACAAGGTCAAGCGTCTCATCGATCACAAGATCGAAGAGGAGCCCGGCGAGGGCGACGAGCGCGAGATCGTGGAATGTCTCGTGCCCACGCAGGAGGTCATGGAAGTTCGCAACGGCAAGCGCGTGCAGGTCACCCGACGGCTGTACCCCGGATACGTGCTGGTGCACATGCTCCTCAACGAGCGCACCCAGCACGTGATCAACAACATCCAGGGTGTGATCAAGTTCGTCGGTGGTGGCAAGGCACCGCAGCCGCTGCGCGAGGACGAGATCAACAAGATTCTCGGCGTCGAGGCGCCGGGGCAGGACGACAAGGAGAAGGAGGACATCCCCTTCCACGTCGGCCAGGTGGTCGAGGTGATCCAGGGTCCGTTCTCCGATTTCTCCGGGACGGTCCAGGAGGTCTTCCCCGACAAGGGCAAGGTCAAGGTCGAGGTGTCGCTCTTCGGGCGCCCCACCTCGGTCGAGTTGGACTACACGCAGTTGAAGGGATTCTGA
- a CDS encoding phage tail tape measure C-terminal domain-containing protein gives MDTTIALRGFASFGLYLVNLLSEGILRGLAAGLGAIDRTLLPKWAEGLLPTFGNLGERLFSSLADRAGENADEYGRIFGAFANAARENIGSAARTKIPPVNESSESTPLNLSGAGLGAPNPAILQGFSFGFALPAVEGLKEVTATARRAEEQLTRLQEQAIGFAGSFADALGDFALDGAGAFKRFADDAIRQLLRVAARFAVFKVLEKFLPGGSGIVAALGSSIGIEARAMGGPVSGGRPYLVGERGPELFVPGASGAIVPNGAVTINFDLSRLPRARGPRQSARDRDWLVFLAHSVRDLQEEGILAR, from the coding sequence ATGGACACGACCATCGCGTTGCGCGGCTTCGCGTCCTTCGGGCTCTACCTCGTCAACCTTCTCTCGGAGGGTATTCTCCGAGGTCTGGCTGCTGGGCTTGGGGCGATCGATAGGACGCTCCTCCCCAAGTGGGCAGAGGGCCTACTCCCCACCTTCGGAAATCTCGGGGAGCGCCTCTTCTCAAGCCTAGCCGATCGCGCCGGTGAGAACGCCGACGAGTACGGAAGGATCTTCGGCGCCTTCGCTAACGCTGCACGGGAGAACATCGGTTCCGCAGCTCGGACCAAGATACCTCCGGTCAACGAGAGCAGCGAATCCACGCCGCTGAACCTTTCCGGGGCGGGACTCGGCGCCCCAAACCCGGCAATCCTGCAGGGCTTCTCGTTCGGCTTCGCACTTCCGGCGGTGGAGGGGCTGAAGGAGGTCACCGCGACGGCGCGGAGAGCAGAGGAGCAGCTCACCCGTCTCCAAGAACAGGCGATCGGATTCGCTGGCTCGTTCGCCGACGCGCTGGGCGATTTCGCGCTCGATGGGGCGGGCGCATTCAAGCGGTTCGCGGATGACGCGATTCGGCAGCTCCTTCGAGTCGCGGCGCGATTCGCCGTCTTCAAGGTGCTCGAGAAGTTCCTGCCGGGCGGCTCGGGGATCGTTGCGGCTCTCGGGTCGTCGATCGGCATCGAGGCGCGGGCGATGGGCGGGCCGGTGTCGGGAGGGCGGCCCTACCTGGTCGGCGAGCGGGGGCCAGAGCTCTTCGTGCCGGGTGCTTCTGGAGCGATCGTTCCGAACGGGGCCGTGACCATCAACTTCGACCTGTCGCGCTTGCCGCGAGCTCGGGGCCCGCGCCAGTCCGCCCGGGATCGCGATTGGCTCGTGTTCCTCGCGCACAGCGTGCGTGATCTGCAGGAAGAGGGGATCCTAGCCCGGTAG
- a CDS encoding MATE family efflux transporter: MPPRLHPLDRRIGRLAIPALGALAADPLVSMVDTAFVGRLGVTPLAALGVNASIFSLAFVVFNFLAYGTTPMIARAVSRGDRERAGRLAVEALAVAVLAGAGALALLQLFAVPILALMGATGALEAPALEYLRIRALAGPAVLLITAGHGIFRGWEDTRTPLVVTLGLNAVNLVLDPLLIFGLGWGLAGAAIATVIAQWAGAIGFLLLILGPRRERLGVSPRVPSLRDLAPLVRVGGALLVRTLSLIGTLTLATAIATRLGALEVAAHQVATQLWLLLALVVDALAVAAQALVAGASPTDARRVARRLLGWGLLVGVVLAALFAGARPWLPRIFTDDPVAIQRVDALLGFVIWMQPLNALVFVWDGIFMGAEDFRYLALQMVLSGVAAAVVLLLVVPLGWGLTGVWWGLVALMATRAVTLGLRHLRGTPALPRS; the protein is encoded by the coding sequence GTGCCGCCACGTCTGCATCCCCTCGACCGCCGCATCGGCCGCCTGGCGATTCCCGCGCTGGGAGCGCTCGCCGCCGACCCCCTGGTGTCGATGGTCGACACCGCGTTCGTGGGCCGCCTCGGAGTCACCCCGCTCGCCGCGCTGGGGGTGAACGCCTCGATCTTCTCGTTGGCCTTCGTGGTCTTCAATTTCCTGGCGTACGGAACCACCCCGATGATCGCCCGGGCCGTGTCGAGGGGCGATCGGGAGCGGGCCGGGCGCCTGGCGGTGGAGGCCCTCGCGGTGGCCGTGCTGGCCGGCGCCGGCGCCCTCGCCCTGCTCCAGCTGTTCGCCGTGCCGATCCTCGCGCTCATGGGTGCGACCGGAGCACTGGAGGCCCCGGCGCTGGAGTACCTGCGCATCCGCGCGCTGGCCGGTCCGGCCGTGCTCCTGATCACCGCGGGCCACGGAATCTTCAGGGGGTGGGAGGACACGCGCACCCCTCTCGTGGTCACCCTGGGGCTGAACGCGGTCAATCTGGTGCTCGACCCCCTCCTGATCTTCGGCCTCGGCTGGGGGCTGGCCGGGGCGGCCATCGCCACCGTGATCGCGCAGTGGGCGGGCGCCATCGGCTTTCTCCTGCTGATCCTCGGACCGCGCCGCGAGCGCCTGGGAGTGAGCCCGCGGGTGCCCTCGCTGCGCGACCTCGCGCCCCTCGTGCGGGTGGGCGGTGCCCTGCTGGTGCGCACCCTGTCGCTGATCGGCACCCTCACCCTCGCGACGGCGATCGCCACCCGGCTCGGCGCCCTCGAGGTGGCGGCGCATCAGGTGGCGACGCAGCTGTGGCTCCTGCTGGCGCTGGTGGTCGACGCGCTGGCCGTGGCGGCCCAGGCGCTGGTGGCCGGCGCGAGCCCGACCGACGCCCGTCGGGTGGCGCGACGCCTCCTGGGGTGGGGTCTGCTCGTGGGCGTGGTGCTCGCGGCCCTCTTCGCCGGGGCGCGCCCGTGGCTGCCGCGCATCTTCACCGACGATCCAGTCGCGATCCAGCGCGTGGATGCCCTGCTGGGCTTCGTGATCTGGATGCAGCCGCTGAACGCCCTGGTCTTCGTCTGGGACGGGATCTTCATGGGCGCCGAGGACTTCCGCTACCTGGCGCTCCAGATGGTGCTGTCCGGGGTGGCCGCCGCGGTCGTGCTGCTCCTCGTGGTGCCCCTCGGGTGGGGGCTGACCGGAGTGTGGTGGGGGCTGGTGGCGCTCATGGCCACCCGCGCCGTGACCCTCGGCCTGCGCCACCTGCGGGGCACCCCCGCCCTGCCGCGGAGCTGA